Below is a genomic region from Neosynechococcus sphagnicola sy1.
CACCGACGTTGGAGCACAACTGCTGAGGAGGGCTGAGCAACAGCAGCAACGGCAAGACTTCCGGGCAGCCCAGTCTACCTATCAGCAGGTGTTGCAGCTCCAACCGGATGACGTTGCGGCCCTTGGCAACCTGGGTACGGTTTACAAACACCTCGGCGACCCAGAGGCTGCGATCGCCTATTATCGGCAAGCCCTTGCCCTGGCACCCAACCAGCCTGAAATCTGGTTCAATTTGGGGACTGTTCTGCAAATCAATGACCCGAAGGCGGCGATTGCGGCCTATCAACAGGCGATCGCCCTTGATCCCACTCTGGGAGCTGCCTACTTCAAGTTGGGGAAGCTGTATCAGGAACAGCAGCATTGGTCAGGGGCAGCCGCAGCCTATCGGGAGGCGATCGCCCGGATGCCGAACTTTGCCCCGGCCTATATGAACCTGGGGAATGTCCTCAAGGCAACGGGCGATCTCACCGCAGCGATCGCCCAGTATCAGCAAGCCCTGGCATGCCAACCGGACGATGGCGAAGCTTTCTACAATCTCGGCAATGCTTACCTGGCTCGACATCAGCGATCGGAGGCCATTGCTGCCTATCGACAGGCGGTGCAACACCAGCCCAGATTGCAAGCAGCCTGGGTGAATTTAGCCATGGTTCTACAGCAAGTCGGGGATTATGATGCCGCGATCGCCTGCTTTGAAACCTTGCTGCAGCAAGATCCAACCGATGCCATGGCCTACTGTAACCTGGGTTCCCTCTCCAATGATCTGGGTCGCTTCGATCAGGCGATCACGTTTCTGGAGCAGGCGATTCAACTCAGCCCCGGCTTAGCCGTAGCCCATACCAATCTTGCCTATGCCTTAGTGGCGGTGGCTCGACTGACCGACGCGGTGGATCACTGCAACCAGGCAGTGAAACTAGCGCCCCAACTGACCGCAGCCTATCTGAATCTCGGCTACGCCCTGAATAATCAAGGCAAGGTGGCAGCGGCGATCGCCAGTTTTCAGGCTGGGTTAGCGGTAGACCCCGACTGCCACCCCCTGAATTCCAATTTGCTCTACACCCTTAATTACAGCGATCGCATCCACCCAGCAGCGATCGCCGAGGTGCATCGCCAGTATGGTCAGCGCATAACCCCAGAGGTTTCCCCCCCATCTTCACAGTGCGACTCCCCGAGAGCGCGATCGGCCATTGCGGGTGGGCTATGTTTCCCCCGATATGTATCAGCACTCGGTGAGTTATTTCTTAGAACCGCTGCTGGCTCACCATGATCCGGCTCGGGTTGAAACCTTTTGCTATGCAGATGTTGCCACCCCGGATGCAGTAACAGAGCGGCTGCAAAAACTGAGCCACCATTGGCGATCGACCCGCCCCCTGAGTGATGAGGAGCTATATGAGCAAATTCTCGGCGATCGCATCGATGTGTTAGTAGATCTCACAGGGCACACGGGTAAAAATCGCCTCCAGATGTTTGCCCGTAAGCCAGCTCCCCTACAAATCACCTATTTGGGCTATCCCAACACCACGGGGTTAGCCGCCATGGATTATCGACTCACCGACATTGATGCCGATCCACCGGGACTCACCGAGGCATACCATACCGAAACACTCCTGCGGTTGCCCCGCTGCTTTCTCTGTTATCAGCCCCTGAGCACCGCCCCTGCGGTGTTAGATCTGCCTGGTAAGACTATGGGACGCATTACCTTTGGTTCCTTCAACAACTTGCCCAAACTCACCCTCAGCGTCATTGCTGTGTGGTCACAAATTCTGCATGCTGTCCCTGATGCCCGTCTGATTCTCAAAGTTCGTTGGCTTGAGGATGAACCTACTCGCCAGCATTATTTAGACCTATTTGCGGCCCAGAAGATTCCGCCACAACGAGTGAAGCTGATTGGCATGATTCCCGACGCCGATCATCACCTCAACTTCTATAACAATATCGACATTGCCCTCGACCCTTTTCCTTATAACGGCACAGCCACCACCTGCGAAGCTTTGTGGATGGGGGTTCCTGTGATTACCCTCGCTGGCTCCACCCATGTCAGTCGGGTAGGGTTAAGCCTTCTGAACGCCGTGGGGCTCCCCGAACTGATCACCCATAGCCATCAGGAATATATTGCGACAGCAGTTACTCTGGCAGCCAATCGCGAACATCTAGCAAACTTGCGCTCCAGGTTACGGCCACAAATGGCAGCTTCTGCCCTTTGCCATGGGATGGCCCATGCCCAGGCAGTGGAGGCTACGTTCCACACAGAATTTTCTAAATGGAACCTATAGGAGTTGCCGATTTAGTGTGGCACAAGTAATAAGCTAAAACCCTTTCCCGGTCTAACTCAGGTGTACTTCATGTTACGAGGAACCCCTGTCAGGACGTGACTCCCATCTGATTGACTGACAAAAGTCCTGAAAGGCTGACGGCTTCGTTGCTCACCCGCACTTTCAGTGCAGGGCGGGGAAGGCGATCGCTGAAAGATTTGTCAGTCAACCAGGACTCCCATACTATTTGGAGATTCTAGCTGGTCTTGTCAGACGTCAATATCTGGTAGGCCGCAATGTAATGGTCAAACTCATTCCACATTTCAATAATTTTCCCCTCTGAAAGTCTGAAAATTGAAATTCCTGTCAAATTCACTCTGTTACCATGGGGTTCCATATTCCAGAGTGTAGCTGTATTTAATCCAGTGATCAGCCAACGAACTACCACCTTCTCATTTTCTGCAATGAGGTCATCAATCCGCATATTCAGATCTGAAAAGGCGTTGCGAATATTGGCTATATCAATTTTGAGTGCTGACCTACCGCCTGTTTCCCCTCCCGTGATCGGGGACATGGTATGACGAACTATGTGCGGGTCAACTAGAGTTTCTAAAAGATCAAGATTACCTAAATTCCAAATTTCCTCAATATAACGACGTACAATCTGTTTATTTTCAGTTAATGTCATTAATTATTTCCCTCTCGCCCACTCAACATCAACAAAGCCAAAAACGTCTCACTACAAAAGGGTAGCGCCATGGTAACCAACGGCTAAACACTCACTCAGCTAAGTTATTCGTGGAAAGTCTGGGAGTAGCGACAAAGTTGGAGGGCAAAGACCCAACTTAGAAAGTATCATCTATCCCAGAATCTAGTAAGCCTCATCACATAGGACTGCCCACCCAGAATGAACTGTTATAGCGGTTACTGAGCCAATGCTATACCGGCAAGATCTTGAAGTACTTGCTGTACAAAGCTTTAAAAAAAGTATTTTACTTCACCAAGCGCACAAGCAGTATAACAAAGCGCAGTAAATCATTATGCAGCAAAAACAGTTCCATGCTGCATTCAAGAGTAGCGCACCAGGGTCAATTGCCGCTTCTAGCACCAGAGGTAGTGACTTCAGTTCCTGAACTGTCACACCCCTAAGGGCATTGTTTTGGTTGGCATATAGTTTGTATGTATTGGTTTGATTCCCTTCACCGTGGGCAGCAGACGGTCTTAACCCTGATCGCCGTTGCGGTTAACGAGCTGCTCAAGGATACGACGGTTCTCTGTCTGAAGTCCTCTGACTTCTGCCTGCATTTCTCGAATCTCTACACCTTGCCTTTGCAGCTCGGTGATGATTGCATGGGAGACATTGACGAGGCTCTCTACAGAGCCTTCTAGCCGCCCTATAGAGTGAGTATTTTGCTCACACACACTGGCGAGAGTGTTCACACTGCTTACAAGCCTGTCCAGCATTTCATCAGTCCATCTTTCAGTGGTCATCGTGGGTTGCATCCTCTAGAGTATGAATAAAACCTGTAACAGCTTTCTTTTTGAGAATTTGGAGTTTCAAAGGCTAATTGAACTATCAGAATATAAAACCTGTAACAGCTTTGATAAAGATTGTCGAGATGTTTTTTTGTCTCAAGATTATCTGTGAAATTTCAATAGCAGATTGTTGAGACATAAATGGTATGAATTGATCAGGCATTCCCTGATTAACCCATATTTCTGTTAGTTGTTCACAACAGTTAATTACTGGATCTGGTAATCTAACAACACGGGTAGAATAGGGGGCACGTTTACCACGCCCACCACGATATAAGCCAGTCATAGAAAACCTGTAATAAGTAAATTACAGCATGATTACAATACATGTTACAGGTTTTGTTAAATTATTCATTAAGCTAGAAACTCAGAAAGATTCCTGTTCCCACGTCACAATCACACCAATTGACTCATAAGCCTTCTCAACCATGTCTCTAAAGCCGCTTGTATAGCCTCCAAACAGGTGAATACGAGGCTTCTTGCTCTTAAGGTACTGAGCAACAACAAGACTTTTGCACCGTCCTTCCAGTCGGTTACATGCTTGATTTCGATCACATGCTCATCTGTCACCAGGTCAATGAAACCAACAGGCGTTTCTACCTCTCTTTCTCCCCCTTCCCTGCTCTGTAGGGAAACTTAAATCATTCGTTCTGACTCAATAACGATTTCTGATGTAACCATGATTCCTTGCCTTGATAGTTGGTTAGTACAGTCCTGGCAGATGCGAACATCTGAACCCTAACGCCTATCAGTGTGGTGGGTGGTTGATCATAGCTGTTCCTCATAACATCAGTCGTTAAATTCTTCTTGGGTGACGGTAACGTTACCTGCTGCGATCGCAAAACTGCAATGACTGCGCTTGTTGCAGAGGTGTCTCCACGTCCTGGATGGTGGGAAACACCCGCAGTACGGATGAAACCACTGATACCTGTACCCGCGTACCCACTGACAGGGGCATGCCTGCTGTCGTGCGGGCATGAAACTCTCGACCGCAGCGACTAATCAGACAGTAGCAATGCTCTCGACCTAAAAACTGGCGATCGCGAATCACGACCGTCGCCGCTGCATCGGGTTCTAGTAATACCTCTTCCTGCCGAATCATCAGTTCCCCAGCGGTGACTGAGGGGAGCGGATTCTCGATACGATTGTTGTGCCCCACAGTCAGACGCTGAATTGGAAATCCTCCTATCTCGGGTTCCCAGCGATCTCCGTGACAGCGAACCGGCAAAAAACTTGGCCTGGGTGACAAACTCGGCCACAAACCGGGAGGCAGGTTCTCTGTAGATCGTTTCTGGGGTGTCCAGTTGCTCTAAATGCCCCTGGCGCATGACCGCCACCTGATCGGAAATCGAGAGAGCTTCTTCCTGGTCATGGGTGACAAAAATTCCAGAGGTGCCCGTTGCCTTGAGAATGTCGCGGATTTCCTGACGTAGGCGCAAACGGATCTGCACATCTAGATTGCTCAGAGGTTCATCCAGCAGGATCAGGCTGGGTTGGGGAGCAAGGGCACGGGCAAGAGCCACCCGCTGTTGCTGACCTCCTGAGAGTTCGTGGGGATAGCGATGTTCTAACCCCTCTAGGCCAACACGGGCGATCGCGGCTGTGGTGAGTTGTTGCACGTTGTCGGGGGGGGTAACGGCGGCTATGACCCCGTGGCCGATGCTTGAGGCCAAAGGCAACATTCTCAAGTACCGTTAGATGGGGAAACAGTGCGTAGTCTTGAAAGACAATGCCCACGTCCCGTTGTTCCGGTGGTACCCAGCAGTCCTCTCCAGCAACCCTCTGTCCTGCCAAGCAAATGGTTCCCGTTTGGGGAGCCTCCAACCCTGCAATCAAGCGTAACAGCGTGGTTTTGCCACAGCCCGAAGGGCCTAAGAGACCGAGTAAATCTCCTTGGCGCAGTTCCAGTGTTAGCCCATGGACGGCGGCTTGCGCTGTGCGAGGAAACTGCTTACTCACCTGATCCACTTGCAGAATCAGTGGTTGGCTGCTGGGCATTGTGCCTGGGTTATCGGGCTTGGTAGTGGGGCGATCGCGGCTAGCATTATGATGGTTGGGTTGAAGTGCTTGTTGCAAACTAAAATCAGTAATCTTCCCAGACATCTCTCAGACTTTTGCTAATTTTTCTTATTAGTTATTCTAAGGTTAATCCGTCTGTATGCAAGATTTCTACAAACGTATCATCCAGCCACTGGGACAAGACCGTTACAGTGCTTGGACGATGCTAGTGATGGCGATCGCGGTGCTGATTTCCCTGCCCGTTCTCACCGTCTTAAGTGGCATTTTCCGGGATACTGGAGCCATCTGGCAGCACCTCGCTGCCACGGTCTTGGCCACTTACATCACCAATTCCCTGGGTCTGATGGTGGGGGTGGGGCTGGGTGTCGTCCTGATAGGGACGGGAACCGCTTGGCTGGTAACCATGTGTCGATTTCCAGGACGATGGATGTTCGAATGGGGCTTACTCTTGCCCCTGGCAGCTCCAGCCTACATCCTGGCCTATACCTACACGGAACTATTGGAATTCTATGGCCCGGTGCAGACAAGCCTGCGAGGGTGGTTTGGTTGGCAGAGTGTTCAAGATTACTGGTTCCCCGATATTCGTTCCCTTTGGGGGGCGATCGCCCTACTGACCTTGACCCTCTATCCCTATGTCTATCTCCTGGTACGGACTGCCTTTTTGTCTCAGTCAGCCTCGACTTTAGAAGCCTGTCGGATGTTGGGCTGTGGTCCCTGGCAGAGTTTTCTGATCGTGGCACTGCCCCTCGCCCGTCCAGCCATTATGGCTGGGTTATCCTTGGCATTGATGGAAACGTTGAATGACTATGGAACCGTCCAGTATTTTGCCGTTGATACCTTCACCACTGGCATCTATCGCACCTGGTTTGGCATGGGGGAACAACAGGCAGCTTCCCAACTCTCGGCGTTTTTACTGCTGTTTATTTTGGCGCTGGTGTTGCTAGAGCGGGGAGCTCGGGGACAGGCCCAGTACTATCAAACTGCCCCACATCGCCAACCACTGGCGGCTTATTCGCTGCGGGGATGGCGGGCGATCGCTGCTCAGCTAGCCTGTTTTCTCCCCATTGGACTGGGGCTTCTTTTCCCTGGGGCAATTTTGCTGCAAATGACTCTGGAAAACTGGAGTCAAACCTTCAATGAAGAATTCTGGGGATTTGCCTACAACAGCTTACTTCTGGCATTGCTAACTGCCGGAATTGCAGTGGCGATCGCACTCCTGATGGCCTATGGTTTGCGACTGCAACCAAATCTGGGGATGCGTCTGGCGACTCAAGTCGCCGCCATGGGATATGCCGTCCCCGGTTCAGTGATTGCCGTCGGCATTCTGGTACCTGTTGGCGGACTGGACAATGCCATCGATGCCTGGATGAGGTCAACCTGGGGAATTTCCAGCGGTCTATTGCTCAGTGGCACAATCGCAGCCCTTGTGTTTGCCTATTTAGTGCGATTCTTGGCCGTTTCCTTCAGCACCATTGATGCCAGTTTAACGAAGATCAAACCGAGTTTGGATGATGCAGCTCGCAGCTTAGGGCACAGCCCACTCAGTACCTTAGTCCGTATCCATGCGCCCCTCATGGGACGGGGCTTGTTGACTGCGGTAACTCTGGGTTTTTGTGGATGTGATGAAGGAATTACCCGCCACCCTCATTATTCGCCCCTTTAACTTCGATACCCTAGCCGTGCGAGTCTATAGTCTGGCAGCCGATGAGCGGCTAGCCGAGGCTTCCGGAGCAGCCTTGGCAATTGTTCTTGTGGGCTTGATACCCGTAATTCTGTTGAATCTCAGATGGGCAGACTCACCCAGGAAGTAAGGTGTCAGCATTAAGAGCACTGGTTTTGACGCTAGTGATAAAGTCTTGAGGTGTCTGGTAGCCAGACTTGAAGAAAACTTAAGAATAAGGACTAAAACCCTTACATAATATGACTTATAGCGTCTGATAACGAATCCGAAGACCAGCGACCATCTGTTCTATCTGCTCTGTTAACCCTTCAATGAATTACCTCAACAATCTGCTGCTCAAATTTACTTTTGGGGATGACTGGGTTGTATTTAATAATGATTGATGCAGCAGGTAAATTCATTTTTACGGCTTCAACATTTGCCAAGGATTCCAACAAAGATTGTAACTGCATAGCATAGGATTCACGATGGTATAAATTTGAAATCCACAATCGAATCCTTCCAGGAGTATGGTGCATAATTCTATAATCATCTTCTGACTTTCTGGAATTTAGCAGACGCTTTACATATACCTCTGATTTCTGTCTTGCCTTTATAGAAACTGAGAAGCCTTCTTTTTCCTCTAAATAGTTTAGTAGATCCACGAGGAAATTCTGAATTAATACCAATCGTCTTCGCTCGATCAAATCTTCGATGACATTATAATTATCAATGGAATGAAGGGCATCGCGAATATTAATATAAAATGCCGATAACTGATTGCGACTACTTTTTATTTCTTCTTCAAAATGATAAAGAGAAACTGATTCAAATCCTGTAAAAATAGATTTGGATTCTTCTATAAAACTTGTTGGGCTTAAGCCTTCTACAAACCTCAGTCCCAGCGCTCTTTGCTCTGAAAAAGAAAAATAGAATGCCTCTTCTGAACTAAACTCATCGGAATTAGCAAAGGTCTCAGAGATTTTGCGAGCCAGCTCGATGACCCTTTTATCCCTTGTGTAGGGACCGTAGCGGTATATAATAAGCGACCATCCGAAATAGATGACAATCACATAGAGAATTTCTAGAGCTTCTGAAGAAAATCCAGCATAGCATTCAGAATCTTTGTTTTCTAAAGTCTTAGTCTGTTTTCCAGATAAATATCTATAAAGACTAGATTGTAGTTCTTCCGCAGCTAATATAAATGGATTTACATAGAGGGCAGCATTTTTGTCCCGCTCTCTTTCTTCTTCCTTTTGCTCTTTTTCTCGCCAGATTAAAACTGTCCAAAAGGCTGTACATACACCTGATATAATCGACAATAACAAGCCAATTTGAATAGATTCCATGGCCATCTACCCCGTTTAATTATATTTTTAGTATATAGAAATAACAGCTCCTTAATACATGAAATATAGTGAAATCACTTACTAGAATGGTGTTTGAGAGTGTACCCCAGCGCAAGCAACCCTATAGTTCCCTAACCAGTAAGGTCTGAGTTACTACTGAGTGGGTGACGGAGAGCCTAGAATCCTGTTAAGACAAGGCTCACAGCACTCAAGCGCTTTTTATGGCGCTTCAGGTTATTTCCAACCGGCTCGATCCATGATCTTCAGCGCTTCAGCGTTGTTACGGCCAAAAACCGCAGCGTTGAGTGGGTCGGCCTTGAAGGTGCCTAAACTGGCAAGTACCGGATCAACGGTGACTCCAGAGATCACTGGATATTCGTAATTCCCATTGGCAAAGATTGCCTGGGCTTCCCGGCTGACGAGATAGTCTAGCAAACGAATTGCCGCTGCCCGGTTCGGTGCATTTTTAACAACCCCACCGCCACTGATGTTAACGTGAGTGCCGCGATCGCCCTGATTGGGAAAAAACGACACCAATTTTAGCGGCAATGGCTCGATCCTCTGCTTTTTGAGACTTGGCTAACCGAACCACATAGTAAGTATTCACAAAGGTCAGATCAGCCAAGCCCGAAGCCACCGCTTTGATCTGGGACGTATCATTGCCTTCCGGAGGACGGGCAAAGTTAGCCACCAGTCCCCGTGCCCAAGCTTCCGTCTTCCCAGCCCCGTTCGCCGCCAGAATTGAACCCGTCAAAGATTGGTTGTATACGTTATTAGAAGAGCGGCAGATGAAGCGACCTTTCCACTTGGGGTTGGCAACTGCTTCGTAGGTGGAGAGTTCGGCAGGCTTAATCCGAGCTTTGTTATAGACAATGATCCGTGCCCGTTTTGAGAGGCCAAACCAATAGCCGTTCGGTTCCCGCAGACTAGCCGGAATTGCGGATTGCAGGATCTGCGATTGTATGGGCTGGAGAAGACCAGCGGACTGTGCCCGCCAGAGATTCCCAGCATCAACGGTGATCAACAGATCGGCAGGGGTATTAGCCCCTTCACTTTTGATGCGCTCAATCAGCTTGTCAGCCTCGGCTTGGACAATATTGACCTTAATTCCGGTCTTGCGGGTGAAATTCTCGTAGAGCGCTTTATCTGTATCGTAATGACGTGCCGAGTAGAGGTTGACGACACGACTAGCTTGGGCGTTGCCCACAGGGGGACGACCCAACTGATCCGCGGCAACCGCCGCCATTGCTGCCCCAGAGGCTAAAAAAACCACGTCTCGAAATTTGCATTGCCGATCCAACTTGCTCCTGTGTAATCGCAACAACCTCAAGAACAGTTCAGCCAGAACCTGTCCTTAAAGTATTTACCTTATTGAGATTAATTACTAATTGGTAGGTTAAAGTAATCCAAAATTTTGTCAAGACTATAACCTGATCGGCATTCACTTTTCCCAGTTGATTACCGTGCTGTCAGGGTTTCACATCTTCATATGCGGTTTGGATGCGCAACAGCTTAGTGATCTAGAGAGTGATCTAGTGGCCTGTCAATTTTCTATTTGTGGATCAAGACCCTTGAGCCGAAGGCGGGCATCAGCTGATGTGAATTGCCCATCGACTGAATTTCTGCGATTGATTACCCTCAAATGTACCTAGGCTGAGGTTATAGAGATGACAGCGTATACATTTCCTGTGGGCACTCCGGTTAGCCGTTGCGTCCTCTGTTTAGATACTATTTACCTCCGACCGACCTAGTTCCAAAGGAACGGCTCAGCCTCAGGTTGGCATCATCCCCATAGATGCACCTAAAATTCATCATCCGGGGTTGATCCCGCACTGGCCTCTTGATCTCGCTTTGACCCTAGCAACTCTAGCCGTTCTACCCGAATCACTGGCTTTGAGCGGCTGGCACCTGTACTGCGGTCTTTCCAATGTTCAAACTTCAAGGCGCCTGAGATGCCAATCTGACTCCCCTTGCGGACGTAGTTAGCGGCAACTTCTGCCTGTTTACCCCAGAGTTCTAGATTAAACCAGTCAGGTTGCTCATTGTTGCGGCTTTGGCGGTTCACCGCTAGGGTGAGGTTACAGACTACACTCCCGGACTCAAAGTATTTAACATCTGGGTCTCCACCCACTCGCCCGACCAGAGTTACATGATTGAGGCTCATATATCGTCCGCACTGAAGGTCAGCAACTCTACTTTATCGGAATTGATTGCAGGCTGGACAGTGACATCTGAGAATTGCTGCAAACCATCAAATTTGGGGAACCTGCTACCACTTGCTAGAGCACAGTGATAGAATCGAGTCTCAAGCTAGGGGTGCCTTGCATCGGCTGAGATTATACCCTGAGAACCTGAGCCTGGGTTATACCAGCGGAGGGAAGCTGTTTATTGAGGAACTGAATATGCGGACAGAATGGGTCGCCAAGCGTCGGGATCAAGTTAACGTCACGCAAATGTATTATGCCCGCCAGGGTGTGATTACCGAAGAAATGCACTACGTGGCGCAACGGGAAAATCTGCCAGCAGATTTGATTCGGCAAGAGGTAGCACGGGGACGGATGATTATCCCGGCTAACATTAATCACACAAATCTCGAGCCAATGGCCATTGGCATTGCCTCGAAATGTAAAGTCAACGCCAATATTGGGGCATCCCCGAATTCCTCCAGCTTGGATGAAGAGGTTGCGAAGCTGCACCTAGCGGTGAAGTATGGAGCAGATACCGTCATGGATTTGTCCACGGGCGGTGGCAATCTAGATGTTATTCGTACCGCGATCATTCAAGCCTCTCCGGTACCCATTGGCACCGTTCCCGTGTATCAAGCCCTGGAAAGTGTGCATGGCCAGATTGAAAAGCTCACCCCCGATGACTTCTTGGATGTAATTGAAAAGCATGCTCAGCAAGGGGTTGACTATCAAACCATCCATGCCGGAATCTTGATAGAGCATCTACCGTTGGTGAAAACGCGCCTCACTGGGATTGTCTCTCGCGGGGGTGGCATCCTGGCTCGCTGGATGCTTCACCACCACAAGCAAAATCCCCTTTACACCCACTTCCGGGACATCATTGAAATTTTCAAAAAGTATGATGTTTCTTTTAGTTTGGGGGACTCTCTCCGTCCCGGTTGTACCCACGATGCCTCGGATGCCGCCCAGTTGGCTGAACTCAAAACCCTAGGAGAACTGACCCGTAAAGCTTGGGAAGATGATGTCCAGGTAATGGTGGAAGGTCCCGGCCATGTACCGATGGATCAGATTGAGTTTAATGTCCGTAAGCAAATGGAAGAATGTTCCGAAGCTCCCTTCTATGTTTTGGGTCCTTTGGTAACTGATATTGCTCCGGGCTATGACCACATTACCTCAGCAATTGGAGCGGCCATGGCTGGCTGGTATGGTACAGCCATGCTCTGCTATGTCACGCCAAAGGAACACCTAGGGTTGCCCAATGCTGAAGATGTCCGCAATGGCTTGATTGCTTATAAAATTGCTGCCCATGCAGCGGATATTGCCCGCCATCGTCCTGGTGCCAGAGACCGAGATGATGAGCTTTCCCGCGCCCGCTATAACTTTGACTGGAATCGTCAGTTTGAACTGGCTCTTGACCCCGAGCGGGCGAAGGAGTATCACGATGAAACCCTGCCCGCAGATATTTATAAGACAGCAGAGTTTTGCTCCATGTGTGGACCGAAGTTCTGTCCGATGCAAACCAAAGTTGATGCCGATGCCCTGACGGAGTTAGAGAAATTCTTGGCTCAGGAACAGATGGCTCAGGTTTAGGTCAACCCTGGCGATCGCCAAATTGCATCCGCTACCCGGCAGACATCCCGCATTGCAGCCAGATCATGGACTCGCAGGATGTCTGCTCCCCCTGATATCGCCCCACAACAGGCAGCTGCGGTGCCCCACACCCGTTTTTGGGGTTCCGGTTGGTTAAGAATCGCCCCCAAAAAGCTTTTGCGCGACGGCCCCACCAGTAAGGGATACCCCAAAGCCCCTAACTTGGGGAGCGATCGCAGAATTTCCAGGTTTTGTGCCCCTGTTTTTGCAAAGCCAATGCCGGGGTCGAGGATGATTTGGCTGGGCTGAATGCCATGGGCGATCGCTGCGGCTGCCCGAGATTGGAGCCACGCGGTAATTTCTACCATCAAGTCTGCATACTCCGTTAACTGCTGCATGGTTTGGGGGGTACCCCGCGAATGCATCAAGACAATCGGCACCCCTAAAGCGGCGATCGCGGGGAGCATTTCTGGATCGTAGGTTGCCCCAGAAACATCATTGATCAGATCTGCGCCTGCCTGTACGGCTGCCCTTGCCACGGCGGCGCGGGTTGTGTCCACGGAAATCGGTACTCGCAGATCCAGACATCCACCTCGTAGCGCTTGCACCACTGGC
It encodes:
- the folP gene encoding dihydropteroate synthase, whose protein sequence is MSELSQPAVKTAATLIRRHHPLIWGQRTYLMGILNITPDSFSDGGEFETVEAAVQQAQSLVEAGADLLDIGGQSTRPQAATVSLEVELGRVVPVVQALRGGCLDLRVPISVDTTRAAVARAAVQAGADLINDVSGATYDPEMLPAIAALGVPIVLMHSRGTPQTMQQLTEYADLMVEITAWLQSRAAAAIAHGIQPSQIILDPGIGFAKTGAQNLEILRSLPKLGALGYPLLVGPSRKSFLGAILNQPEPQKRVWGTAAACCGAISGGADILRVHDLAAMRDVCRVADAIWRSPGLT
- the thiC gene encoding phosphomethylpyrimidine synthase, with the protein product MRTEWVAKRRDQVNVTQMYYARQGVITEEMHYVAQRENLPADLIRQEVARGRMIIPANINHTNLEPMAIGIASKCKVNANIGASPNSSSLDEEVAKLHLAVKYGADTVMDLSTGGGNLDVIRTAIIQASPVPIGTVPVYQALESVHGQIEKLTPDDFLDVIEKHAQQGVDYQTIHAGILIEHLPLVKTRLTGIVSRGGGILARWMLHHHKQNPLYTHFRDIIEIFKKYDVSFSLGDSLRPGCTHDASDAAQLAELKTLGELTRKAWEDDVQVMVEGPGHVPMDQIEFNVRKQMEECSEAPFYVLGPLVTDIAPGYDHITSAIGAAMAGWYGTAMLCYVTPKEHLGLPNAEDVRNGLIAYKIAAHAADIARHRPGARDRDDELSRARYNFDWNRQFELALDPERAKEYHDETLPADIYKTAEFCSMCGPKFCPMQTKVDADALTELEKFLAQEQMAQV